AAAGGCAGCGGTTGCCGCCATCCCGCGCAGCTCGGGAACCGCGGTCGCTTCGAAGCGCGAGCCGCGCACCGGGGGGCCGACGATCCACAACCCCTCGACCGGTGAACCCGAGGCGCCGAGCGCGGCCAGTTCCCAGGTCGTCCGGAGGCCGAGGCCGCGCGGCTCGGCTTCGACGATGCCGTCGGCCAGCATCCCGGCGATCAGCGGATCGCGCGCCATGGCGCGGACGCCCCCCACACCCGAGCAGTTGACGATCCAATCCGGCCGCAACGCGACCGTCGTGCCGTCATTGAGTGCGATGCGCGCGTCGCCGTCGCGCATCGAGGTTAGCCGGCCGGCGTAGGTGATCGCCCTGCCGGAGCGCGAGTAGGCGTGGCGCACCGCGTCCACCGGTTGCGGGGCGCGGTGGCGCCGGCGCTCCCAGTGCGTTCGCAGATGGCGCTCGAAACGGCTTCGCTCGACGGGCGCCAACCGCCGCCACAGCGATTCGGATTCCGGCCGCACGGCATCGATCACACTGCGCCAGTCGAATCCGCGCGCCTGCGCATCGGCGACGTGCCTGCGCAGAGTGCGCAGCAGCGCCCGCGCGTCGCGCGCGTCGAGTGCGGGAATGACATCGTAGGGCGCGTCGTCCGCGTGGACGGCGGGGTAGCGCCCGTGGCGTGAGACGATGTGCGCGGTGCCGCGATGGCCGCTCGCACCGAGCGCGACGAGCACGTCGAGCGCGGTCAGGCCCGAACCGATGAGGAGCACGTGACCGCCGACCTTGCGATAATCGTTGCGCCACGGATCGCCGATGTAGCCCGGATGCTGCGTAACGCCCGGCGGGAGGAAGTGGTCCGCCGGCAGTGCGTTTCCGGTAGCCAGCACGACGGCGCGCGCCTCGATTCGCGTGCCGAGTGCGGACTCGACGACAAAGCCGCCCTTGGCGGCGCGCACCGCGCGCACGCGTCCGTTGACGAGTCTGAAATGTGGACGCTCGAGCGCGCGGGCAGCGACCTCGGCGACGTAGTCGCCGTAGCGCCTGCGGGAAACGAAGGACGCTGGGTCCGCACCCGGCCCGAGCCAGCGCACGAAGTGGTCGGGATCGTCGGGGAAGAGGCTCATCGCCGCAGCGCGAGTGTTCAACAAATGTTCGGTGTGCCGAGTGCCGTACGCGGCGCCGCGCCCGAGCTCGCCGGGCTCGAAGATCCGCACGGAAAAACCGTCGGCCGCGTGGCGCGCGAGCTGCGCCGCGACGGCGCAGCCGCTAAAGCCTCCGCCGATAATTGCAACGTCGAGGTCGATCACCGCCGCCGCGCCGCCGCATAGGGCGAGATGACGTCGTCGTACGTGCCGAACGCGGTTTCGCAGCGGCGCGCGAGCTCGTCGTAGATCAGATACTCTCGCAGCGGCGCGGAGTAGACATGCAGCGAGACCGCGGGAGCGTCGAGAGCGGCGACGCGATGCAGATCGAAGCGCCCGGCGCGCGTGTCCAGCCCGCCGGCGCCGAGGATGCGCGACGACTGCGCTTGCACGCAGGCATAGCCCCGCACGTCCCCTGGATCGAGCCGCGCATAATCGTCAACCTGGAGGCGCCCCGACAAGACCAGCGTCCAGCAGTCCTGATCGCCATGATCGTGGATCTCGGAGGCTACGCCCGGAGCCCAGTTCAGCAGGAGAACCTCGAAGCCGTCGTCGCGATACGCGCAGGTACGCGTGTAGGCGCCCCGTCGCGAGATCAGCCGCAGGCCGCCGCTCCATCGGGCGCCTGACTCTTGGAGGAGCCGCTCGATGTCGAGCCGGCTTCTCCCGGAAGGGGGCACGCCCCGCAAATCGTCGACGAGCTGACGAAGCACGTGAACACCTCCAGAAAAAGGTAAAGGTTGACTCAGGTCATCTTTTTCTCGGGGCTGAACCAGGCTCCTTTTTACCCAGGTGGTCTCCAGCGCAAGTTGGGTTGGCGCGCGGCGCGCGTCTCGTCGACCCGGCCGACCACCGTGTTGACGGGCGCCGCGAACAGCTCCTCGGGGTCGCGCTTTGCGGTCTCGACGATCTCGCGCAGCGTCTCGACGAACGCGTCGAGCGTCTCTTTCGATTCGGTCTCAGTCGGCTCGATCATCAAGCATTCCGGAACGATCAGCGGAAAGTAGATGGTCGGTGCCATGTAACCGTGATCGAGGAGTGCCTTGGCGAGATCGAGCGCGCGGACGCCGTGCTCGCGCTTGAGCGTTTGCGAGGACGCGACGAATTCGTGCCGGCACGGTTCGGCATACGGCGTCTCGAGAAATTCGGCGATCTTCACGCGCAGGTAGTTCGCGTTGAGAACGGCGAGCTGCGACACGCGCTTGAGCCCTTCCGCGCCGTTGGCATACAGGTACGCGAGCGCCCGCACCGCATGAGCGAAGTTCGACCAGAACGAGCGCATCGGGCCGATCGACTTCGGACGGTCGAAATCGAGCCGAAACGTCGAGCCGTCGCTCGTGACGACGGGCGTCGGGAGATACTCCGTGAGATGCCCGGCGACTCCGAGCGGCCCGTGACCGGCGCCGCCGCCTCCGTGCGGAATGGTGAACGTCTTGTGCGTGTTGAGATGCATGAGATCGAAACCCATGTCTCCAGGCCGAGTGTACCCCATGATCGCGTTGGCGTTCGCGCCGTCGTAATACATCAGCCCGCCGGCCGCGTGGACGGCCGCCGCGATCTCGGCGATCGATTCTTCGAAGAGGCCGAGCGTGTTCGGATTGGTCATCATGCAGACGGCCGTGTCGGGTCCGAGCACCTTGCGGATCTCCTCCACGGCGACGCGCCCGCGCGGATCGCTCGGCAGCGAGATCACCTTGAACCCGCACATCGCGGCCGACGCCGGATTCGTGCCGTGCGCTGTATCCGGCACGATCACCTTGTCGCGTTGGATCTGGCCGCGTTCCTTGAAGTATTTCTTGGCGATCAAAAGTGCGCCGAGCTCCGCGTGCGCGCCGGCTGCGGGGTTGAGCGAAAACGCCGCCATCCCAAACAGCGAACTCAGCGAGCGCTCTAGCTCGTACATCACAGCGAGCGCGCCCTGCGCGAGCTCGTCGGGCGCGTACGGGTGCAGTTGCGCGAACTCCGGGCGCGCCGCGATCGCGTCGTTGACGCGCGGATTGTACTTCATCGTGCAGGAGCCGAGCGGATAGAATCCGAGATCGATGCCGAACGTGCGCTGCGAGAGCTGCGTGTAGTGGCGCACTACGTCGAGCTCGCTGTTGTCGGGCAGCGGCAGCTCGTCGCGCAGCACGGACTTGGGCAGGAAGGCATCGAGCGGCTTACCATCCTCGAAATATCTGTTGGCGCGCCCGGGCTGGCCCAGGTCGAAGATCAGCGGGATGCCCGCCGCGCGCGCGTCAGACGACGACGTGGGCATGCAGCACCTCCTTGAGCGCGCCCGCAAGCGCGTCGATGTCGCCGCTCGTCGTGAGCTCGGTCGCCGTCATGAGGATGCACGTCGCGAGCTCCGGATAGAAGCGTCCGAGATCGATGCCGCCGAGAATGCCGCGGTCTTGTAGCTCGGCCAACACGCCGGCCGCCGGGCGTCCCACGTCGGCAACGAACTCGTTGAAGAACGGCGCATCGTAGGTCAGGCGAACGCCGGGAACGTTCGCGACGGCGCTGGCGAGTTCGCGTGAGCGCGCGAGGTTGAGCGAGGCGGCGTCTCGCAGTCCGGTTTCGCCCATGAGGGCGAGGTAGATTGTCGCGATCAGCGCACAGTGCGCCTGATTCGTGCAGATGTTCGACGTCGCGCGCTCGCGGCGAATGTGCTGTTCGCGCGCCTGAAGCGTCAATACGTACGCGGTGCGCCCTTCGCTATCGACCGTCTTCCCGACCAGGCGTCCGGGAATGCGTCGCATGTGTTCCTTCGTCGACGCGATGAAGCCGGCGTACGGTCCGCCGTAGGCCATCGGCACGCCGAAGCTCTGCGCCTCGCCGGCGACGATCTGGGCGCCCCACTCCCGGGGCGGCGCGAGCGCCGCGAGCGAGAGCGCTTCGGCGACGACGGCGATCGGCACGGCGCCGCTACGCGCGACGGCCGCCGCGGCATCGGGCGACAACGCGTCGACGCAGCCGAAGAAGTTCGGCGACTGCACGGCGACGGCGGCGTATGGCGTGAGTTCTGTCTTCGCCAGCCAGTCGAGGTCGGTCGTACCCGAGGCCGTAAGCGGAATCTCCTCGATCGCGACGTCGAGGCCGTCACAATAGGTCTTGAGGACCGCGCGGTAGTTGGGATGGATCGCTCGCGAGACAAGCACCTTGCGGCGCTGCGTCGCGCCGAGCGCCATGATCGCCGCCTCCGCCAGCGCAGTGGCGCCGTCGTACACCGACGCGTTGGCGATTTCCATTCCGGTGAGCAGGCAGATGTACGTCTGCCACTCGTAGATCGCTTGCAGATACCCCTGCGAGACCTCGGCCTGGTACGGCGTGTAGGCGGTCAGGAACTCGCCGCGCATCGCGAGCGCAGCGATCGCCGGCGGCGCGTAGTGCCGATAGGCGCCGCCTCCTAAGAACGAGCGATATTCGAGCGCCCTGTTGCGCTGCGCGAGAAGCTCGAAGCGGCGCGCGATCAGGTATTCCGGCAGCGCTGGAACGACCTCGAGCTTCTCCTTTAGCGCGATCGCTTCGGGCACGCGCAGGAGGTCGTCGAGCGATGCCACGCCGATCGCCTCCAGCATGCTCTTGACGTCGCTTTCGGTGTGCGGTGCGTACACGGGTTACTCCGCGGCGATCTTGTCGTATTCCGCCGGCGACAGCAGCGTCTTGGTCTCGTTCGGGTCGGCGACGCGAATCTTGAGCAGCCATCCGCCCCCGTACGGCTCGCGATTGACGGCGGCAGGGTCGTTCTCGAGCGTTTCGTTGATCGCTACGACTTCGCCGGAGAGCGGCGTGAACAGATCCGACACGGCCTTGACCGACTCAATCACGCCGACCGGAGAGAACTGCCTGATCGTTGTGCCCACCTTCGGCAACTCGACGTAGACGATGTCGCCCAGCGCGTTCTGCGCATAGTCGGTGACGCCGATCGTCGCCGAGTCGCCGTCGAGTTCGACCCATTCGTGCTCCTTGCTGTACAGCAGATCTTCCGGCTGCGCCACTACGTACTCCCTTTTCGTTATTTCGCGCGCTTGTAAAACGGCAACGGCACCACGCGCGCCGCGTGCGACGTGCCCCGAATGGTAACGGCCAGCGCAGTGCCGTCGGTTGCAGCTTCCGGCGCCACGAGCGCCGTCGCGACGTTCTGGCCCCCGACCGACGGCGCGATCGAACCGCTGCGGATCTCGCCGACCTGCCGCCCGTCGAGCAGCACCGGATATCCCTCGCGCGCCGGCGCCCGCCCTTCCATCACGAGGCCGACGATGCGCGCGTAGTCGTCGCGTTCGCACTGCGCCGCGAGCGCGGCCTTGCCGATGAAGTCGGGCTTGCTCAGTTTCAGCGCCCAGCTCAGCCCCGCTTGGACCGGCGTGATCTCCTCGGTGAGCTCGTGCCCGTACAGCGGCATCCCGGCCTCGAGCCGCAGAACGTCGCGGGCGCCAAGCCCGCACGGCTCCAGGCCCGCTGCGGCGCCGGCCTCGAGCAGCTCGCGCCACAACCGCGGCGCCGCTTCGCCGTCTACGAAGAGCTCAAATCCGTCCTCGCCGGTGTAGCCGGTGCGCGCGATCAGCGCGGGGACGCCGCCGGCCCGGCCCTCGGCCGCGAAATAGTAGCGCATCGGCGCGAGTTCGACGTCTACGTGCGGCTGTAGGATCTCGACCGAGCGCGGACCCTGGATGGCGATCAGCGCGCGCCGGCCGTGCTCGTTGCTCAGCGCGACGCCGGAGGACGCGTGCGCGTTGAGATGCGCCCACATCTTGTCGGCGTTCGCCGCGTTGACGACGAGCAGCCAGCGTCCGTCGAGGCGGTAGAAGATCGTGTCGTCGTGCGTGCCGCCCGCCTCGTTGCAAAAGATGTTGTAGCGCGCCTGCAGCGGCTTCATCGTGGCGACCGCGTTGATCGCCAGCGTGTCGGCCCACCCGGCGACGCGATCGCCGGTGAGGTAGAACTGGCCCATGTGCGAGAGGTCGAAGAGGCCCGCGCGATGCCGCACGGCGTCGTGTTCCTTTAAAATGCCCGCGTACTGCACGGGCATTTCAAAGCCGGCGTAGGGAACGAGGCGCGCGCCTACGCGCGCGTGCTCGTCGTGAAGGGGAGTCCGCCTCATCCTTCTACAGGCTCAGGACGACGCTTGGGTTTCTCTTCCGGATAGGTGTTGAGGAAGTTGAGCGTCGCGTGCGCTACGATCTTGTCGCCGCTGCGCACGTAGACCTCGCCGTAGCAGATGCGCCGGCCGGCGCGCAGTACGCGCGCCTCCGCGACGAGGTCGTGGGGCGGCCCGGCTGGGGCCAGGAAGTTGCATTGCAGCGCGACGGTCGTGGTGTCTTGCTCGCGACCATAGATCGAGGCGAGCGCCACGTAGAACACCGTATCGCAGAGGCTCACGATGGCGCCGCCGTGGACGGCCCCGGTCCCATTCGTGACCTCGGTGCGATAGGGCATGCGCATCACCGCCCGGCCCCGCTCGACCTCCTCGAGCTTCAGGTCGAGCAAGGCAACGAAGTTGCTCTTCTCCTTCTCCCAGGCGTGCGGGGCGCGCGAAAAGTCGATGGCCATAGTAAGCGGAGCTTTCCGGGCGCTTAAAACGTATCCCCGCCTGCGGCAAGCATCCGTCGCAGATAGAGCGGGAGTGCGAACAGCCGCCGGTGCGTCACGGAGTCGTAAAAGAAGTTGTCGCCGCGCAGGCGCGCGCAGTAGGCGTCGATCTCGCGCGCGCTCAACTCGGAGAGATCGACGCGATCGCTGCATGCGAGGAAGGCCCACTGCGTGTCGAACGCCGGCACGTGCGTCATGAAGGAAGCGACGTGCGCGTAGTGGCGGCGGAGCGTGCGAGCCATCTTGCAATGCAGGCCGGCGTTGTGCACCGCGGCGGTGCTCGCCTGGAGCACGTAGACGCCGCCTTCGAGCAGGCGTGACTTAATCAGCGCAAACACGTCGTCGTTGAAGAGCGGGTTGCTGGGCGAGTCCTCCAGCGGCTCGGTGAGATCGGAAACGATCGTACCGTAGCGGCCGTCGTTCGAGCGCATGAAGTGCAGCGCGTCGCCGACGATCACGCGCGCGCGCGCATCGTCGAACGCGCCGGCAGACCATTCGTTGAGGTACTTCTTTGAGAGTTCAATCACCGTCGTGTCGATGTCGACCATCGTGCATTGCGTTACATCGGGGCACCGCAGCACCTCGCGGAGTGTCGCGCCCTCTCCGCCGCCGAGGATCAGCACCTCACCGCGATCGGCGGCCCCGGCGAGCGCCGGGTGAACCAGCGTCTCGTGATAGATCCGTTCGTCCGCCTGCGAGCTCTGCGTGTCCCCGTCGATCACGAGCATCTTGCCGAACACCGGCGAGCGCACGACGGCGATCTGTTGGAATTCGGAACGTCCCGAGAACAGCACCTCGTCGAGCGCGTGATGGTGCTGCTCGGTCGGCGCAAACTCCTCGACGTACCATTGCCAACGCTGCGTCTTCGGCATGTGCGGCCTAGATTGGCGCCGCGAACGAAGAACCCCGCCGTCCTTCGACTGCGCCGCTGCGCGGCGCGCTCAGGATGACAGCGCGCGAGGAACTATTGGAAGCAGTTGACCGCGAAGTATAACGGCGTCTTCGGCGGAAGCTGAAAGCCGCGCGGTACGGTGTACTGCGCCAGCTTGACGGTTTTGCCTTGGATCTTTCCTGTGACCGGCAGCGGCTTCCACAGCGGCTTTCCTTTGACGAACGTCAGGACCGCAGCGCTGCACTCCTTACCCGGCAAACCCTTCGAGTCGGTGATGATGTATTCGAGGACCGGCTTTTTCGAGATCTTCGGGACGACTTTGGTGCTGCTCTGGTTGATTGCCGCGGCGTAAGCGATCGTCGTTCCGGCGGCCTTGTACTTAGGAAACGCGCTGCCTTTCCAGTTTTCGATGTCACCCTTGTCCGTCGCGTCGACGATGTACACAGCGACGGGACTCTTCAAAGTGTTGGCGCCGATGCTGCCGGTGACCGTCAGGTTCATGTACTGCTCCAGCGAGAAGTTCGCACCCGTCGGCTTGAGCGTGATCTTCGTGCAGGCGCCCTTCATGATCCACTGCCCTTGCGGCGGTACCTTCGCGCACGTCGTGAGATCGGGCGACAGAAGATTATTTTGCGATAGCGTATCGAGCCCGTTTGACGGGGCGAGCGGAGCTTGCGACGTCGGAACGATGCCGCGCCCCGCGCAGGCTGCCAGCGCGAGCGCACTCGCCGCACAAATCACGCCGGAGCGAAACAGAGAGAAACGCATGGAATTCGTTTTTGACCTCACTCGAGAAAGCGGAGACTGTTGAAAAGCAGAATTGGACTCGCCGGCGCAACGAGCCTGCCGAAATAAGGTGACAATTGCTGATGATGCCGGTTAAATAACCGACCGCTACGCGCTCAGTACTCGCACGTCGTGATTGCGACTTAGGACGTGCGTGAACTCTCCGTCGCTCTTCTCGATTCCGCGCCTGAGTTCGGTTGCAAGGACGCTCGTCGCGCGCAGGGCCTGCGCCGCGTGCTCGCAAGCGAGCCAGGGGTCGGTATGGTCGCCGCACGTGTAAAAATCCATCGCGGCGTAGCCCTTCTCGGGCCAGGTGTGGATCGAAAGATGCGACTCGGCCAAAATCACGGTGCCCGAGACGCCCTGGGGCTCAAAACGGTGGAACGCGCTCTCCATAATGGTAGCGCGGGCGGCCTTGGCCGCGCCGATCATCATGGCCGCGATGCCATTGATGTCGGAAAGAAACGCAGGGTGACAGCCCGAGAGCTCGCACACAATGTGCCTGCCGAGTGCCTTCAATTTTCCAGGTCTCCTTGACCCTTGAGGAATCCCACCTCCGGACTTCGTCGGCTGGCGGCTGCTTGCAGCCTCCTCCCCCGACCTATCGGCGAGCTCTTGCCGGCGCTTTTGAGCGGTGCGCGAGCGACTCGCCGCGATGGCGCGTAAGGGCGCGCCCTCCCCCGAACCGGTGGGTCCGCCCAGGACCCGAAGCCCTTCGAAAGCCTGTGGATATTGAAGGACCGGGGGCAATCATACCCCGTCGACCCCCCGCTGTAAAGAGGCGGCGCAGGAGCACCTCCTTTGAGAGAAATTGAAGCTGGTACTTTACTATCTTGACTATGTCCTCGGTGGGGGGTACGCTCATCAGTGCCATGGCCGCCAATCTCCAAGCCCCCGTCGCCCCGTCGGACCTCATCGAGGACTACCGCCACGGGTTCCATGACCCGGAAAATTACGTCTTCAAGTCCGACAAGGGCCTTACTCCGGAGATCGTGGCGCGGATCAGCGCCATGAAGGACGAGCCGGACTGGATGCGCGAGTTTCGGCTCAAAGCGTACGAACTGTTCATCGCTAAGCCGATGCCGACGTGGGGCGACACCAAGCTGCTGAGCGAGATCGACTTCGCCGACATCCACTACTTCGTGAAGTCGACGGATCAAACGGAGCGCTCATGGGACGACGTGCCCGAGGACATCAAGCGCACGTTCGATCGGCTCGGAATCCCCGAGGCCGAGCGCAAGTTTCTCTCCGGCGTTTCGGCGCAGTATGAATCCGAGGTCGTCTATCACAGCACGAGCAAGGCGCTCGACGAGCAGGGCGTGCTGTTCTGCGACATGGATACTGCGGTCAAGCAGTACCCGGACATCGTGCGCAAATATTTCGCGACGATCATCCCGCCCGGAGACAACAAGTTTGCAGCGCTGAACTCGGCCGTGTGGTCGGGCGGTTCGTTCATCTACGTGCCGCCGGGCGTCGAGGTGAAGATGCCGCTCCAGGCCTACTTCCGCATCAACGCGGAGAACATGGGCCAGTTCGAGCGCACGCTGATCATCGCGGATAAGGGCGCGAAGGTGCACTACATCGAGGGCTGCACGGCACCGAAGTTCTCGACCTCGTCGCTGCACTCGGCCGTGGTCGAGCTGGTGGCGCTCGACGGTGCGTCGATCCGGTACACGACGATCCAGAACTGGTACCGCAACATCTTCAATCTGGTGACAAAGCGCGCGATCGCGCACGCCGGCGCCACGGTCGAGTGGGTGGACGGCAACATCGGGTCGCGCCTGACGATGAAGTATCCCTCGATCTACTTGATGGGTGAGGGCGCGCGGGGCGAGATCCTCTCGATGGCGTTCGCCGGCGAGGGCCAGCATCAAGACGCGGGCGCCAAGGTGATCCACGTCGCGCCGCGCACTACGTCGGTCGTTACCAACAAGAGCGTCAGCGCACACGGCGGAAAGACGACTTATCGCGGGCTCGTCGAGGTACACGCGGGCGCAGTCGGCGCGAAGACGCGGGTGCGCTGCGACGCGTTGATCATGGACGAGGAGTCGTCGAGCGACACGAAGCCGACGATGAAAATCCACGAGCAGCGCTCGACGGTGGAGCACGAGGCGAGCGTCAGCAAGATCGGCGAGGAGCAGTTGTTTTACGCGATGTCGCGCGGCCTGTCCGAGGCCGACGCCACCGCGATGATCGTCAACGGGTTCTTCGACTTCTTCGTCAAGGAGCTCCCGATGGAATACGCGGTCGAGCTCAACCGCTTGGTCAAGATGGAGATGGAGGGCGCGGTCGGCTAAGGCGCCGAGTTCTTTTTTGATAATTCTTGATGCGGATGCCGAGAGGAATTGCTCGGTGTCCGCTTTTACTGTTAGCGCAAAATGGTGCGCTATACAACGTTCCTCGCGGCGCTCGGCGTCTTCGCGGCATGCGCAGCGCCGTGCCTCGCACTCGAGATCTCGGTTCCGAACGTTGCGGTAATCGACCGTCCCGTCGAAACGGCGATTCGCGCGACCCCGGGCTCGACCGTACACGTAGCGCTACAGGCGCAGCGCTACGGCATGACGTTCGCGGCCGATGCGACGTATCGCGTCCCACACACCGGCGTGCTAAACCTTTCGGAAGCGGCTCCATTGTCGGGCACGTATCAAGGCGTCAACGCCATGGGGCTGTTCTGGTCCGCGATGCCGAACGGCCCAC
The sequence above is drawn from the Candidatus Binatia bacterium genome and encodes:
- a CDS encoding FAD-dependent oxidoreductase; translation: MIDLDVAIIGGGFSGCAVAAQLARHAADGFSVRIFEPGELGRGAAYGTRHTEHLLNTRAAAMSLFPDDPDHFVRWLGPGADPASFVSRRRYGDYVAEVAARALERPHFRLVNGRVRAVRAAKGGFVVESALGTRIEARAVVLATGNALPADHFLPPGVTQHPGYIGDPWRNDYRKVGGHVLLIGSGLTALDVLVALGASGHRGTAHIVSRHGRYPAVHADDAPYDVIPALDARDARALLRTLRRHVADAQARGFDWRSVIDAVRPESESLWRRLAPVERSRFERHLRTHWERRRHRAPQPVDAVRHAYSRSGRAITYAGRLTSMRDGDARIALNDGTTVALRPDWIVNCSGVGGVRAMARDPLIAGMLADGIVEAEPRGLGLRTTWELAALGASGSPVEGLWIVGPPVRGSRFEATAVPELRGMAATAAFEVLQAAKGQAKLA
- a CDS encoding cysteine dioxygenase family protein, whose protein sequence is MLRQLVDDLRGVPPSGRSRLDIERLLQESGARWSGGLRLISRRGAYTRTCAYRDDGFEVLLLNWAPGVASEIHDHGDQDCWTLVLSGRLQVDDYARLDPGDVRGYACVQAQSSRILGAGGLDTRAGRFDLHRVAALDAPAVSLHVYSAPLREYLIYDELARRCETAFGTYDDVISPYAAARRR
- the gcvPB gene encoding aminomethyl-transferring glycine dehydrogenase subunit GcvPB; translated protein: MPTSSSDARAAGIPLIFDLGQPGRANRYFEDGKPLDAFLPKSVLRDELPLPDNSELDVVRHYTQLSQRTFGIDLGFYPLGSCTMKYNPRVNDAIAARPEFAQLHPYAPDELAQGALAVMYELERSLSSLFGMAAFSLNPAAGAHAELGALLIAKKYFKERGQIQRDKVIVPDTAHGTNPASAAMCGFKVISLPSDPRGRVAVEEIRKVLGPDTAVCMMTNPNTLGLFEESIAEIAAAVHAAGGLMYYDGANANAIMGYTRPGDMGFDLMHLNTHKTFTIPHGGGGAGHGPLGVAGHLTEYLPTPVVTSDGSTFRLDFDRPKSIGPMRSFWSNFAHAVRALAYLYANGAEGLKRVSQLAVLNANYLRVKIAEFLETPYAEPCRHEFVASSQTLKREHGVRALDLAKALLDHGYMAPTIYFPLIVPECLMIEPTETESKETLDAFVETLREIVETAKRDPEELFAAPVNTVVGRVDETRAARQPNLRWRPPG
- the gcvPA gene encoding aminomethyl-transferring glycine dehydrogenase subunit GcvPA, coding for MYAPHTESDVKSMLEAIGVASLDDLLRVPEAIALKEKLEVVPALPEYLIARRFELLAQRNRALEYRSFLGGGAYRHYAPPAIAALAMRGEFLTAYTPYQAEVSQGYLQAIYEWQTYICLLTGMEIANASVYDGATALAEAAIMALGATQRRKVLVSRAIHPNYRAVLKTYCDGLDVAIEEIPLTASGTTDLDWLAKTELTPYAAVAVQSPNFFGCVDALSPDAAAAVARSGAVPIAVVAEALSLAALAPPREWGAQIVAGEAQSFGVPMAYGGPYAGFIASTKEHMRRIPGRLVGKTVDSEGRTAYVLTLQAREQHIRRERATSNICTNQAHCALIATIYLALMGETGLRDAASLNLARSRELASAVANVPGVRLTYDAPFFNEFVADVGRPAAGVLAELQDRGILGGIDLGRFYPELATCILMTATELTTSGDIDALAGALKEVLHAHVVV
- the gcvH gene encoding glycine cleavage system protein GcvH codes for the protein MAQPEDLLYSKEHEWVELDGDSATIGVTDYAQNALGDIVYVELPKVGTTIRQFSPVGVIESVKAVSDLFTPLSGEVVAINETLENDPAAVNREPYGGGWLLKIRVADPNETKTLLSPAEYDKIAAE
- the gcvT gene encoding glycine cleavage system aminomethyltransferase GcvT → MRRTPLHDEHARVGARLVPYAGFEMPVQYAGILKEHDAVRHRAGLFDLSHMGQFYLTGDRVAGWADTLAINAVATMKPLQARYNIFCNEAGGTHDDTIFYRLDGRWLLVVNAANADKMWAHLNAHASSGVALSNEHGRRALIAIQGPRSVEILQPHVDVELAPMRYYFAAEGRAGGVPALIARTGYTGEDGFELFVDGEAAPRLWRELLEAGAAAGLEPCGLGARDVLRLEAGMPLYGHELTEEITPVQAGLSWALKLSKPDFIGKAALAAQCERDDYARIVGLVMEGRAPAREGYPVLLDGRQVGEIRSGSIAPSVGGQNVATALVAPEAATDGTALAVTIRGTSHAARVVPLPFYKRAK
- a CDS encoding PaaI family thioesterase, with protein sequence MAIDFSRAPHAWEKEKSNFVALLDLKLEEVERGRAVMRMPYRTEVTNGTGAVHGGAIVSLCDTVFYVALASIYGREQDTTTVALQCNFLAPAGPPHDLVAEARVLRAGRRICYGEVYVRSGDKIVAHATLNFLNTYPEEKPKRRPEPVEG
- a CDS encoding spermidine synthase: MPKTQRWQWYVEEFAPTEQHHHALDEVLFSGRSEFQQIAVVRSPVFGKMLVIDGDTQSSQADERIYHETLVHPALAGAADRGEVLILGGGEGATLREVLRCPDVTQCTMVDIDTTVIELSKKYLNEWSAGAFDDARARVIVGDALHFMRSNDGRYGTIVSDLTEPLEDSPSNPLFNDDVFALIKSRLLEGGVYVLQASTAAVHNAGLHCKMARTLRRHYAHVASFMTHVPAFDTQWAFLACSDRVDLSELSAREIDAYCARLRGDNFFYDSVTHRRLFALPLYLRRMLAAGGDTF
- the speD gene encoding adenosylmethionine decarboxylase — encoded protein: MKALGRHIVCELSGCHPAFLSDINGIAAMMIGAAKAARATIMESAFHRFEPQGVSGTVILAESHLSIHTWPEKGYAAMDFYTCGDHTDPWLACEHAAQALRATSVLATELRRGIEKSDGEFTHVLSRNHDVRVLSA
- the sufB gene encoding Fe-S cluster assembly protein SufB; this encodes MAANLQAPVAPSDLIEDYRHGFHDPENYVFKSDKGLTPEIVARISAMKDEPDWMREFRLKAYELFIAKPMPTWGDTKLLSEIDFADIHYFVKSTDQTERSWDDVPEDIKRTFDRLGIPEAERKFLSGVSAQYESEVVYHSTSKALDEQGVLFCDMDTAVKQYPDIVRKYFATIIPPGDNKFAALNSAVWSGGSFIYVPPGVEVKMPLQAYFRINAENMGQFERTLIIADKGAKVHYIEGCTAPKFSTSSLHSAVVELVALDGASIRYTTIQNWYRNIFNLVTKRAIAHAGATVEWVDGNIGSRLTMKYPSIYLMGEGARGEILSMAFAGEGQHQDAGAKVIHVAPRTTSVVTNKSVSAHGGKTTYRGLVEVHAGAVGAKTRVRCDALIMDEESSSDTKPTMKIHEQRSTVEHEASVSKIGEEQLFYAMSRGLSEADATAMIVNGFFDFFVKELPMEYAVELNRLVKMEMEGAVG